One window of the Anoplolepis gracilipes chromosome 9, ASM4749672v1, whole genome shotgun sequence genome contains the following:
- the LOC140669192 gene encoding D-aspartate oxidase-like codes for MRVAIVGAGVIGVTSAFAVKNAFPSYDVKIFADAFSPDTTGDGSAGLWGPFLLGNTPVDNIIRWAGCTHEWFEQLWKAGLSSKTGVSLIPVTRVTNDCKTDVDPKTWAKIVYGFQKITDEKLQRLNEEHKSNYKQGWHFITYTAEPVLLLPWLMERFIALGGKMEKRNIKTLHELAEEEYDLIINCSGLGARELVADETMIPIRGQVYRVKAPWTMHCYLVDDDCCNYIIPNIHSVILGGTHQEGDFDRSVRKEDSKHIYDGCCRMMPSLKACQIIREWVGLRPGRPQVRLECETLSSSTGKEIKVIHNYGHGGSGVTLCWGCATDVVEMIRNLKVQELNSKL; via the exons atgcgtgTTGCAATCGTGGGTGCTGGTGTAATAGGAGTAACAAGTGCGTTCGCCGTAAAAAATGCTTTTCCGAGCTACGATGTAAAAATCTTTGCTGACGCATTCTCACCTGATACCACTGGTGACGGAAGTGCCGGTTTATGGGGCCCCTTTCTTCTCGGCAATACACCTGTCgacaatataat TCGATGGGCTGGCTGCACGCATGAGTGGTTTGAACAATTATGGAAAGCCGGATTATCATCGAAAACAGGTGTTTCCTTGATACCTGTAACTCGTGTTACTAACGATTGCAAGACCGACGTTGATCCAAAAACTTGGGCGAAAATTGTTTACGGATTCCAGAAAATTACTGACGAAAAATTACAACGCTTGAATGAAGAACATAagtctaattataa ACAAGGTTGGCATTTTATAACTTACACCGCTGAGCCAGTTCTATTACTTCCGTGGCTCATGGAAAGATTCATCGCTTTAGGCGGAAAAATGgaaaagagaaacattaaAACGTTGCACGAATTAGCCGAGGAAgaatacgatttaataataaattgcagcGGACTTGGTGCACGAGAGCTTGTCGCGGATGAAACAATGATACCTATCAGAGGTCAGGTGTACAGG gTAAAAGCACCTTGGACGATGCACTGTTATCTAGTGGACGACGATTGTTGCAATTACATTATTCCTAA CATCCATAGTGTTATACTAGGCGGTACGCATCAAGAAGGTGATTTCGACCGTTCTGTAAGAAAGGAAGATTCTAAACACATTTACGATGGATGTTGCCGCATGATGCCGTCTCTAAAa GCCTGTCAAATAATTCGCGAGTGGGTGGGCCTTCGACCAGGACGACCGCAAGTTCGTCTAGAATGTGAAACCCTCAGCTCGTCGACCGGAAAAGAAATTAAG GTGATACACAATTACGGGCATGGCGGAAGTGGCGTGACGCTGTGCTGGGGGTGTGCCACAGACGTCGTGGAAATGATAAGAAACTTAAAAGTACAAGAATTAAACTCCAAACTGTAA